In one window of Tubulanus polymorphus chromosome 3, tnTubPoly1.2, whole genome shotgun sequence DNA:
- the LOC141901186 gene encoding mitogen-activated protein kinase 14A-like isoform X2 codes for MKHENIIGLLDLFTPYDTLEEFQDVYLVTHLMGADLNNIIRTQRLSDDHVQFLVYQILRGLKYVHSAGIIHRDLKPSNIAVNEDCELRILDFGLARQADDEMTGYVATRWYRAPEIMLNWMHYHMTVDTWSVGCIMAELMTGKTIFPGNDYIDQLSRIMSIVGKPDDGFMRRIISDEARLYIASLPKMEKKSFTQYFLGANPTAVDLLEKLLELDPDKRMTAKEALAHPYLKQYHDPSDEPSADPYDQSFENLDLNIPEWKSLVYKEIRSFVAPTSMV; via the exons ATGAAACATGAAAAT atTATTGGTTTGTTAGATTTATTCACACCGTACGATACGCTGGAAGAATTTCAAGATGT GTATCTAGTTACTCATCTGATGGGAGCCGATTTGAACAATATCATACGCACACAACGACTCAGCGATGACCACGTGCAGTTTCTCGTTTACCAGATACTGCGTGGTCTGAAG TATGTTCATTCAGCTGGTATCATACACCGGGATTTAAAGCCCAGTAACATTGCCGTTAATGAAGACTGCGAACTTCGA ATATTAGACTTCGGTCTCGCTCGACAAGCTGACGACGAAATGACCGGATATGTAGCGACGAGATGGTACCGTGCACCAGAAATCATGCTTAATTGGATGCATTATCATATGACCG TTGACACGTGGTCAGTTGGTTGCATAATGGCCGAATTGATGACCGGTAAAACTATATTCCCTGGCAATGACT ATATCGACCAGTTGTCGCGTATTATGTCAATTGTTGGAAAGCCCGATGACGGGTTCATGAGAAGAATTATTAGCGATGAG GCACGATTGTACATCGCATCTTTACCTAAGatggaaaaaaaatcatttaccCAGTATTTCTTGGGTGCCAATCCTACAG CTGTCGATTTGCTCGAAAAGCTTTTGGAGCTTGATCCCGATAAGCGAATGACGGCGAAAGAAGCGTTGGCGCATccttatttgaaacaatacCATGACCCTTCAGACGAACCCTCCGCTGATCCGTATGACCAATCGTTCGAAAATCTGGACTTAAACATTCCTGAATGGAAAA GTCTGGTCTACAAAGAAATTCGGTCGTTCGTGGCGCCCACATCGATGGTGTAA
- the LOC141901186 gene encoding mitogen-activated protein kinase 14B-like isoform X1 — protein sequence MAQSALRGGFYRTELNKTLWEVPERYTDLQPVGSGAYGQVSSAFDTFTQQKVAIKKLARPFQSPIHAKRTFREVKLLKHMKHENIIGLLDLFTPYDTLEEFQDVYLVTHLMGADLNNIIRTQRLSDDHVQFLVYQILRGLKYVHSAGIIHRDLKPSNIAVNEDCELRILDFGLARQADDEMTGYVATRWYRAPEIMLNWMHYHMTVDTWSVGCIMAELMTGKTIFPGNDYIDQLSRIMSIVGKPDDGFMRRIISDEARLYIASLPKMEKKSFTQYFLGANPTAVDLLEKLLELDPDKRMTAKEALAHPYLKQYHDPSDEPSADPYDQSFENLDLNIPEWKSLVYKEIRSFVAPTSMV from the exons ATGGCCCAGTCGGCGCTCCGTGGGGGATTCTACAGGACAGAATTGAATAAAACTCTTTGGGAGGTTCCTGAGCGTTATACGGACCTGCAGCCGGTCGGGTCAGGCGCCTACGGACAAGTTTC aTCGGCTTTTGATACATTCACTCAGCAGAAAGTCGCGATAAAAAAACTCGCCAGGCCGTTCCAATCGCCGATTCATGCCAAGCGAACTTTTCGAGAAGTAAAACTTCTGAAGCACATGAAACATGAAAAT atTATTGGTTTGTTAGATTTATTCACACCGTACGATACGCTGGAAGAATTTCAAGATGT GTATCTAGTTACTCATCTGATGGGAGCCGATTTGAACAATATCATACGCACACAACGACTCAGCGATGACCACGTGCAGTTTCTCGTTTACCAGATACTGCGTGGTCTGAAG TATGTTCATTCAGCTGGTATCATACACCGGGATTTAAAGCCCAGTAACATTGCCGTTAATGAAGACTGCGAACTTCGA ATATTAGACTTCGGTCTCGCTCGACAAGCTGACGACGAAATGACCGGATATGTAGCGACGAGATGGTACCGTGCACCAGAAATCATGCTTAATTGGATGCATTATCATATGACCG TTGACACGTGGTCAGTTGGTTGCATAATGGCCGAATTGATGACCGGTAAAACTATATTCCCTGGCAATGACT ATATCGACCAGTTGTCGCGTATTATGTCAATTGTTGGAAAGCCCGATGACGGGTTCATGAGAAGAATTATTAGCGATGAG GCACGATTGTACATCGCATCTTTACCTAAGatggaaaaaaaatcatttaccCAGTATTTCTTGGGTGCCAATCCTACAG CTGTCGATTTGCTCGAAAAGCTTTTGGAGCTTGATCCCGATAAGCGAATGACGGCGAAAGAAGCGTTGGCGCATccttatttgaaacaatacCATGACCCTTCAGACGAACCCTCCGCTGATCCGTATGACCAATCGTTCGAAAATCTGGACTTAAACATTCCTGAATGGAAAA GTCTGGTCTACAAAGAAATTCGGTCGTTCGTGGCGCCCACATCGATGGTGTAA